In Felis catus isolate Fca126 chromosome E1, F.catus_Fca126_mat1.0, whole genome shotgun sequence, the following proteins share a genomic window:
- the VTN gene encoding vitronectin, whose translation MASPRPLLILALLAWVVLADRESCKGRCTEGFNADRKCQCDELCSYYQSCCEDYVAECKPQVTRGDVFTLPEDEYGVYNYFEETRDNSSVLPQPESTSQGPDLQAQTEVSPDQETFEEPLLNPTQKTLGPETSDQDIPESPVVEELCSGKPFDAFTDLKNGSLFAFRGQYCYELDEEAVSPGYPKLIQDVWGIEGPIDAAFTRINCQGKTYLFQGHQYWRFEDGVLDPDYPRNISEGFKGIPDNVDAALALPAHSYSGRERAYFFKGRQYWEYEFQQQPSQEECEGSSLSAVFEHFALLQRDSWETLFEFLFGNRFSGGAGQPRLISRDWPGVPRQVDAAMAGRIYISGSAPQSWAEKQKSRRRNRKRYRSRRNRGRGRSQNPHRQSRSAWLSWLSSEEDSLGIYNFRDYDMDWLVPATCEPIQSVYFFSGDKYYRVNLRTRQVDTVSPPYPRSIAQYWLGCPAPGHQ comes from the exons ATGGCATCCCCAAGGCCCCTACTGATACTTGCCCTGCTGGCATGGGTTGTTCTGGCTGACCGAG AGTCGTGCAAGGGCCGCTGCACAGAGGGCTTCAACGCTGACAGGAAGTGCCAGTGTGACGAGCTCTGCTCATACTACCAGAGCTGCTGTGAGGACTACGTGGCTGAATGCAAACCCCAAG TGACGCGTGGGGATGTATTCACTCTGCCAGAAGATGAGTACGGGGTCTACAACTACTTTGAGGAGACCAGAGACAACAGCAGTGTCCTCCCACAGCCAGAGAGCACCAGCCAGGGCCCCGATCTGCAGGCCCAGACTGAAGTGTCTCCTGACCAGGAGACCTTCGAGGAACCTTTACTGAACCCTACACAGAAGACCCTGGGGCCTGAGACCTCTGATCAAGACATCCCTGAGTCCCCGGTGGTGGAAGAGCTATGCAGTGGGAAGCCCTTTGACGCCTTCACTGACCTCAAGAATGGCTCCCTCTTTGCCTTCCGAG GGCAGTACTGTTATGAACTGGATGAAGAGGCAGTGAGCCCTGGGTACCCCAAGCTTATCCAAGATGTCTGGGGCATTGAGGGCCCCATTGATGCTGCCTTCACCCGCATCAACTGCCAGGGGAAGACCTACCTCTTCCAG GGTCATCAGTACTGGCGCTTCGAGGATGGTGTTCTGGACCCAGATTACCCCCGCAACATCTCTGAAGGCTTCAAGGGCATTCCGGACAACGTGGATGCAGCCTTGGCTCTCCCTGCTCATAGCTACAGTGGCCGGGAGCGGGCCTACTTCTTCAAGG GGAGACAGTACTGGGAGTATGAGTTCCAGCAGCAGCCCAGTCAGGAGGAATGTGAAGGCAGCTCCCTGTCCGCAGTGTTTGAACACTTTGCCCTGCTGCAGCGCGACAGCTGGGAGACCCTCTTTGAATTTCTCTTCGGGAACAGATTCTCTG GCGGTGCTGGACAGCCCCGGCTCATCAGCCGGGACTGGCCTGGTGTGCCCAGGCAAGTGGATGCGGCCATGGCCGGCCGCATCTACATCTCAGGCTCAGCTCCCCAATCCTGGGCCGAGAAGCAGAAGTCTAGGCGGCGTAACCGTAAACGCTACCGCTCACGCCGTAACCGTGGCCGAGGCCGCAGCCAGAACCCCCACCGGCAGTCCCGTTCAGCCTGGCTGTCCTGGCTCTCCAGTGAGGAGGACAGCCTGGGCATCTACAACTTTCGTGACTACGACATGGACTGGCTTGTGCCTGCCACCTGCGAGCCCATCCAAAGTGTTTACTTCTTCTCAGGAG ACAAGTACTACCGAGTCAACCTTCGCACACGGCAAGTGGACACCGTGAGCCCTCCTTACCCACGCTCCATCGCCCAGTACTGGCTGGgctgcccagcccctggccaccagtAG